From Amycolatopsis sp. YIM 10, the proteins below share one genomic window:
- a CDS encoding aldose 1-epimerase family protein, with the protein MPVVSPDAAGKLAEIGWGEDKAVIGTVAATLLSWRTGDTELLLTHDPAELGDSHQGKAIAPWPNRIAAGRYTFDGREHQVAITEPARDAALHGLLTWVEWEITGQHEHAVTLEHRLRPQYGYPFSLHLGLTYELDAGGLRCTLSATNTGTGPAPFGAAYHPYIRLTDTVDELLVDLPADTYYPTDANLIPTGRASVEGTDFDFRGGRKLGPAALDTAYTGLTADAEGITRVRLSAPSGRTVTVWADGAHRYLQVYTDDVPGTGRPARQGITVEPMTCAPDAFNTGDGLIVLAPGETFRGSWGLSHSD; encoded by the coding sequence ATGCCCGTCGTCTCGCCCGATGCCGCCGGAAAGCTCGCCGAAATCGGCTGGGGTGAGGACAAAGCGGTGATCGGCACGGTCGCGGCCACCCTGTTGTCCTGGCGGACCGGCGACACGGAACTGCTGCTCACCCACGATCCCGCCGAACTCGGCGACAGCCACCAGGGCAAGGCGATCGCGCCGTGGCCCAACCGGATCGCCGCCGGGCGCTACACCTTCGACGGGCGGGAGCACCAGGTCGCGATCACCGAACCGGCCCGCGACGCCGCGCTGCACGGTTTGCTGACCTGGGTCGAATGGGAGATCACCGGACAGCACGAGCACGCGGTCACCCTCGAGCACCGGCTTCGCCCGCAGTACGGCTACCCGTTCAGCCTCCACTTGGGACTGACCTACGAACTGGACGCCGGCGGACTTCGCTGCACGCTCTCGGCGACCAACACCGGAACCGGACCGGCCCCCTTCGGCGCCGCGTACCACCCGTACATCCGGCTCACCGACACCGTCGACGAGCTGCTGGTGGACCTGCCCGCCGACACCTACTACCCGACCGACGCCAACCTGATCCCGACCGGCCGCGCGTCGGTCGAGGGCACCGACTTCGACTTCCGCGGCGGCCGGAAGCTCGGCCCGGCCGCGCTCGACACCGCCTACACCGGACTGACCGCCGACGCCGAGGGCATCACCAGGGTGCGGCTGTCCGCACCGTCCGGGCGCACGGTCACCGTGTGGGCCGACGGCGCGCACCGCTATCTGCAGGTCTACACCGACGATGTGCCCGGTACCGGGCGCCCGGCCAGGCAGGGCATCACGGTCGAGCCGATGACCTGCGCACCGGACGCGTTCAACACCGGGGACGGACTCATCGTGCTGGCGCCCGGTGAGACCTTCCGCGGTAGCTGGGGACTGTCGCATTCGGACTAA
- a CDS encoding family 43 glycosylhydrolase → MSNPHRSAVFGRRGALRAGAALATAGLLAGAVPASAGSPRQVVNPLIKQRADPFITRHRGRYYFTASVPEYDRLIIRSATTIGGLATAPETVVWRRPSSGVMGGHIWAPELHRIDNRWYIYFAAGNSDDVFHIRPYVLTTAAEDPRSGPWTVAGRISLPLDTFSLDATTFAHRGKRYLCWAQHDPALGPGTSLYLAEMSSPHAITGTPTKLSTPTHDWETRGHRVNEGAAALIRNGRVFLTFSASATDANYCMGLLTANESANLLDPASWHKSPQPVFKTSRENSQFGPGHNSFTTAEDGADVLVYHARQYEQITGDPLYDPNRHTRVQRLRFAADGTPDFGVPVADGPVDLSRHG, encoded by the coding sequence ATGTCGAACCCCCATCGCTCCGCCGTTTTCGGCCGCCGTGGTGCGTTGCGCGCCGGGGCGGCGCTGGCCACCGCCGGCCTGCTCGCCGGTGCCGTGCCCGCGAGTGCGGGCAGCCCGCGCCAGGTGGTGAACCCACTGATCAAGCAGCGCGCCGACCCGTTCATCACCCGGCACCGCGGCCGCTACTACTTCACCGCGTCGGTGCCCGAGTACGACCGGCTGATCATCCGCTCGGCGACCACCATCGGCGGGCTCGCCACCGCGCCGGAGACGGTGGTCTGGCGCAGACCCTCGAGCGGGGTGATGGGCGGCCACATCTGGGCACCCGAACTGCACCGCATCGACAACCGCTGGTACATCTACTTCGCTGCGGGCAACTCCGACGACGTGTTCCACATCCGGCCGTACGTGCTGACCACCGCCGCCGAGGACCCGCGCTCGGGCCCGTGGACGGTGGCCGGGCGGATCAGCCTCCCGCTGGACACCTTCTCCCTCGACGCCACCACCTTCGCCCACCGAGGCAAGCGGTACCTGTGCTGGGCGCAGCACGATCCGGCGCTCGGCCCCGGCACCAGCCTGTACCTGGCCGAAATGTCCTCACCGCACGCCATCACCGGCACGCCGACCAAGCTGTCGACGCCGACCCACGACTGGGAAACGCGCGGCCACCGCGTCAACGAGGGCGCCGCCGCGCTGATCCGCAACGGCCGCGTGTTCCTCACTTTTTCGGCCAGCGCCACCGACGCGAACTACTGCATGGGCCTGCTCACCGCGAACGAGTCGGCGAACCTGCTGGACCCGGCCTCCTGGCACAAGTCACCGCAGCCGGTGTTCAAGACCAGCCGCGAGAACAGCCAGTTCGGGCCGGGGCACAACAGCTTCACCACCGCCGAGGACGGCGCCGACGTGCTGGTCTACCACGCGCGGCAGTACGAGCAGATCACCGGCGACCCGCTGTACGACCCCAACCGGCACACCCGGGTGCAGCGGCTGCGCTTCGCCGCGGACGGCACCCCGGACTTCGGCGTGCCCGTCGCCGACGGACCGGTCGACCTGTCCCGGCACGGTTAG
- a CDS encoding IclR family transcriptional regulator codes for MSRAVPAVSRALDILELFRADEELSAPQIVGKLGLPRTTVHELLNTLADRGYLSRLGEEGTRYRLGVRLFELGGAYESRLDLAREGTVAAAAVSARSQETVHVAVRDGDEVLYVAKTDSTHSVRMVSAVGRRLPAHCTAVGKMLLSALSRTEFDTLYPPKRQLTKMTARSLGTPAELWQALDRVRADALAHEFCESNDAVSCVAAPVHDRTGAMVAALSLSVPVHRWTSVPGTQWDEWAREGAENLSRALGAPGSA; via the coding sequence ATGAGCCGTGCGGTTCCGGCGGTCAGCCGCGCACTCGACATCCTCGAACTGTTCCGCGCCGACGAAGAGCTGAGCGCGCCGCAGATCGTGGGCAAGCTGGGGCTCCCGCGCACCACGGTGCACGAACTGCTGAACACCCTGGCGGACCGCGGTTATCTGAGCAGGCTCGGCGAGGAGGGCACGCGGTACCGCCTCGGTGTCCGCCTGTTCGAACTCGGTGGCGCGTACGAATCGCGGCTGGACCTGGCGCGCGAGGGAACCGTCGCCGCGGCGGCGGTTTCCGCGCGCAGCCAGGAAACCGTGCACGTGGCCGTGCGCGACGGCGACGAAGTGCTGTACGTGGCCAAAACCGACAGCACGCATTCCGTGCGCATGGTTTCGGCGGTGGGCAGGCGGTTGCCCGCGCACTGCACCGCGGTCGGCAAGATGCTGCTTTCGGCGTTGTCCCGCACCGAGTTCGACACGTTGTACCCGCCGAAGCGGCAGCTGACCAAGATGACCGCGCGCAGTCTCGGCACGCCCGCGGAACTGTGGCAGGCACTCGACCGCGTGCGTGCCGACGCGCTGGCGCACGAGTTCTGCGAATCGAACGACGCGGTCAGCTGCGTCGCCGCCCCGGTGCACGACCGGACCGGTGCGATGGTGGCCGCGCTCAGCCTCTCGGTTCCCGTGCACCGCTGGACTTCCGTGCCAGGAACCCAGTGGGACGAATGGGCCCGCGAAGGCGCCGAGAACCTCTCTCGCGCACTGGGTGCCCCAGGCAGCGCGTAG
- a CDS encoding zinc-binding dehydrogenase, giving the protein MNRSVWIDRPGELVVREAEPATPGPGEALVRVAWSGICGSDREIMQGTRPAEYVRYPVVPGHEWSGRVAAVGDGVGADLVGAPVVGEGIRSCQVCAACRRGDTNLCDGPYEETGFTQPGAWSDHVLVPARLLHRLPETADLRAAAGLEPAACVAAACLKLAVHPGERCAVVGAGMLGLLAVQLLRAAGAGEIVVVHTRRDRSALAAQCGADSLVLPSQLDSLAGSFDAVLEAAGAPGTAHNAVSLSRRGGRVALTGIPASDDQPLDPVSLVLNEITVHTVFGAPPRAWTHAVRAFASGALDPGLLVTHDVALEDAHEAFRILAEERHKAVKVLLAP; this is encoded by the coding sequence GTGAACCGGTCGGTGTGGATCGACCGGCCGGGTGAGCTGGTGGTGCGGGAGGCCGAGCCGGCCACGCCCGGCCCGGGGGAGGCGCTGGTCCGGGTCGCGTGGTCCGGGATCTGCGGTTCGGACCGCGAGATCATGCAGGGCACGCGCCCGGCGGAGTACGTGCGGTACCCGGTGGTGCCGGGGCACGAGTGGTCGGGGCGGGTCGCGGCGGTCGGTGACGGCGTCGGCGCGGACCTGGTCGGCGCGCCCGTGGTCGGCGAGGGCATCCGTTCGTGCCAGGTGTGCGCGGCCTGCCGTCGCGGGGACACGAACCTGTGCGACGGCCCGTACGAGGAAACCGGGTTCACCCAGCCGGGAGCCTGGTCCGACCACGTCCTGGTGCCCGCGCGCCTGCTGCACCGGCTGCCGGAGACGGCGGACCTGCGGGCGGCGGCGGGCCTCGAACCGGCCGCGTGCGTGGCGGCGGCCTGCCTGAAGCTCGCCGTGCACCCGGGGGAGCGGTGCGCGGTGGTCGGCGCGGGCATGCTCGGACTGCTGGCGGTGCAGTTGCTGCGGGCGGCGGGGGCCGGGGAGATCGTGGTGGTGCACACGCGCCGCGACCGGTCCGCGCTGGCCGCGCAGTGCGGTGCCGATTCGCTGGTGCTGCCGTCGCAACTGGACTCGCTGGCGGGTTCGTTCGACGCGGTGCTGGAGGCGGCGGGCGCGCCGGGCACGGCCCACAACGCGGTGAGCCTGTCGCGGCGGGGTGGTCGCGTGGCGCTCACCGGCATTCCCGCTTCCGACGACCAGCCGCTGGACCCGGTTTCCCTGGTGCTCAACGAGATCACCGTGCACACCGTCTTCGGCGCGCCGCCGCGGGCCTGGACCCACGCGGTCCGCGCCTTCGCTTCCGGCGCACTGGATCCCGGCCTGCTGGTGACCCACGACGTCGCATTGGAGGACGCACACGAAGCCTTCCGGATCCTGGCCGAAGAACGCCACAAGGCGGTGAAGGTGTTGCTGGCCCCGTAG